A stretch of the Hypomesus transpacificus isolate Combined female chromosome 12, fHypTra1, whole genome shotgun sequence genome encodes the following:
- the mzt1 gene encoding mitotic-spindle organizing protein 1: MASGAGNANMNAVRETMDVLLEISRLLNTGLDMESLSICVRLCEQGINPEALSSVIKELRKASDSLKASENCTN, encoded by the exons ATGGCAAGTGGCGCTGGTAATGCAAACATGAACGCTGTCCGGGAAACGATGGATG TCTTACTGGAGATCTCCCGGCTGTTGAACACGGGCCTCGATATGGAATCCCTGTCCATCTGCGTGCGTCTCTGCGAGCAGGGAATCAACCCAGAGGCTCTGTCCTCCGTCATCAAAGAGCTGCGCAAGGCCTCCGACTCCCTCAAG GCCTCTGAGAACTGCACCAACTGA
- the bora gene encoding protein aurora borealis, producing the protein MMDGLDPHITPETPGQPAIRNPFESPNDYHHLHESLVPSPSVFKTRKPSGATPAKFSWSIDDMASMHPVHIDAEDIHRQSVYFSQSRTDTDIEEKRQNAIEQFFTKEAIVPSPWAGPANKQSLQLQSGKSPLPQLIIEEPLITKKNNVSCQTTLSLPVGLDVETILAAYCLSEELCDQVQESLSTSSLRRKLFLDGQGSGSDSSNPSSPEREASCAKERPPGGGGPLSSPFSCGITAITPSTGQFSSSPIHGRGRAYSLGNGASPLFPDKSSPATFKSPTLSPIGPEATTTPQGAGERKKLSFVTPEAAPLEMEVNAQTESPYVEGCSPIRNCSPLQPQGRTRVNPRSRARCWASPPRVSPILNPKLLENQNVLWLPPSPLPVMEMEPCSPSPGLAVARLGETPGCLEPIQMEEAGEEEDELVATEEEEEEEVPSVCLTSSRMGSALAVDTSHMFVSLLAEGSCIPTDSSSMQVDSGYNTYSVSAASFIDGTSSDCQSKESFSTHPTEDAYSRHNRNRAVYPHH; encoded by the exons ATGATGGATGGTCTTGACCCTCATATCACCCCAGAAACCCCAGGCCAACCAGCCATCCGCAACCCTTTCGAGAGCCCCAACGACTACCACCACCTGCATGAGTCTCTGGTCCCTAGCCCCTCTGTCTTCAAGACCCGCAAACCGTCCGGCGCT aCGCCAGCTAAGTTCAGCTGGTCCATAGATGACATGGCTTCCATGCACCCAGTACACATAGACGCCGAAGACATCCATCGCCAGTCCGTCTACTTCAGTCAGAGCAG GACAGACACCGATATAGAGGAGAAGAGGCAGAACGCCATCGAGCAG tttttcacaaaagAAGCCATTGTTCCCTCCCCATGGGCAGGTCCAGCCAATAAGCAATCATTACAGTTGCAGTCAGGGAAAA GTCCCTTGCCCCAACTGATTATTGAAGAGCCTTTGATAACCAAGAAGAACAATG tgtccTGTCAGACAACCCTCTCCTTACCTGTGGGTTTAGATGTGGAGACAATACTGG CAGCGTATTGCTTATCAGAGGAGCTTTGTGACCAGGTGCAGGAGAGCCTAAGTACTTCCTCTCTGAGGAGGAAGTTGTTCCTGGACGGCCAGGGCAGCGGGTCAGACTCCTCCAACCCCTCCAGCCCAGAGAGGGAGGCGTCCTGTGCGAAGGAGAGACCCCCAGGGGGAGGCggacctctgtcctctcctttctcctgtgGCATAACTGCCATCACCCCCTCCACG GGACAGTTCTCATCCAGTCCCATCCATGGTCGTGGCCGGGCCTACAGCCTGGGCAATGGTGCCAGCCCTCTGTTTCCTGATAAGTCGTCCCCCGCCACCTTCAAGTCCCCTACGCTGTCTCCTATTGGTCCAGAGGCCACAACCACACCCCAGGGAGCAG gtGAGAGGAAGAAGCTGAGCTTCGTCACCCCGGAGGCTGCGCCGCTGGAGATGGAGGTGAACGCCCAAACAGAGAGCCCCTACGTGGAGGGCTGCTCCCCCATCCGCAActgctcccccctccagccacaGGGCCGTACCCGGGTCAATCCCAGATCCAGGGCCCGCTGCTGGGCCTCGCCCCCTCGCGTTTCCCCCATCCTTAACCCTAAGCTCCTGGAGAACCAGAACGTCCTCTGGCTgcctcccagccccctgccgGTCATGGAGATGGAGCCGTGCTCCCCGTCTCCTGGGCTGGCTGTGGCCAGGCTTGGGGAGACTCCTGGGTGCCTGGAGCCCATCCAgatggaggaggcaggagaggaggaagatgagctggtcgccacagaggaggaggaggaagaagaggtgccatctgtgtgtctcaccagctcTCGTATGGGCAGTGCGTTGGCAGTGGACACATCCcacatgtttgtgtctctgcTGGCCGAGGGAAGCTGCATCCCCACAGACAGCAGCAGTATGCAG GTGGACAGTGGGTACAACACCTACTCAGTCAGCGCTGCCAGCTTCATAGATGGCACCAGCTCTGACTGCCAGAGCAAGGAGTCATTCAGCACACACCCTACTGAAGACGCCTACAGTAGACACAATAGGAACCGG GCAGTTTACCCACACCACTGA